The following are encoded together in the Oncorhynchus kisutch isolate 150728-3 linkage group LG8, Okis_V2, whole genome shotgun sequence genome:
- the rhbdd3 gene encoding rhomboid domain-containing protein 3, giving the protein MVDRICSIWFWFGSNRPGFFLGTTFLLTLMGLMWLGGIPASLSLGPGGQYPGCRDLSLYAFSHEELPSLLYNAILLLLLGPCQERRWGTVAFLALSLLSIALLPPLYAILLFISGDEASRVCGSSATQLALFTAQCRQVTQRKLLRCVPVWFLPWLLLLLNLVLLPSTPGLLHFCAILIGHNYRPSFIGVLQKIENIGIFNFLPDWAYVPYYSRLRLPTYNTLQRSGPFPQVAPSNRTPLEDFPPVNPQPWLASVPHWLLDGSAAVSEAQLLEEQMLRAGILASLQDAPEEPGTKVEVPKSSVSFLRLQQLEKMGFPTDKAVLALAATRQLDGAISLLIDDRVGEEAVMTSKGKIPLPPRNT; this is encoded by the exons ATGGTTGACCGCATTTGCTCAATATGGTTTTGGTTTGGCTCGAATCGTCCGGGATTCTTTCTTGGAACAACGTTTCTGTTAACTCTGATGGGGCTGATGTGGCTTGGTGGTATTCCAGCCAGTCTGAGTTTAGGCCCAGGTGGACAGTACCCAGGGTGCCGAG atctGTCACTCTATGCCTTTAGTCATGAGGAGCTGCCCTCTCTTCTCTACAACGCAATTCTCCTGCTGTTGCTTGGACCATGCCAGGAGCGACGCTGGGGCACAGTGGCTTTTCTtgccctctcactcctctccatAGCTCTCCTGCCTCCACTGTATGCCATCCTACTCTTCATCAGTGGGGATGAGGCTAGTCGTGTTTGTGGTTCCTCTGCCACTCAACTGGCTCTGTTTACAGCCCAGTGTCGTCAGGTGACCCAAAGGAAGCTGCTCAGATGTGTACCAGTTTGGTTCCTGCCCTGGCTTCTCTTACTCCTCAATTTGGTGTTGCTTCCAAGCACACCGGGCCTGCTCCACTTCTGTGCCATACTGATAGGACACAACT ATCGTCCATCCTTTATTGGGGTTTTGCAGAAAATAGAGAATATAGGGATTTTCAACTTCCTCCCTGATTGGGCCTATGTTCCTTACTACTCAAGGCTAAGGCTTCCCACCTATAACACCTTACAGAG ATCTGGGCCATTCCCTCAGGTAGCTCCCTCTAACAGAACCCCCTTGGAGGACTTTCCACCAGTGAACCCACAGCCTTGGTTAGCGTCTGTTCCTCATTGGCTGCTGGATGGGTCTGCAGCAGTGTCAGAGGCCCAGTTATTGGAGGAGCAGATGCTGAGGGCGGGGATATTGGCCTCCTTACAGGATGCTCCTGAGGAACCAGGGACCAAAGTTGAGGTGCCAAAGTCCTCAGTGTCCTTTCTGAG GCTTCAGCAACTGGAGAAGATGGGGTTTCCTACAGATAAAGCTGTGTTGGCACTGGCTGCAACTAGACAGCTAGATGGCGCCATCTCCCTGCTCATTGATGACAGAGTTGGGGAGGAGGCTGTGATGACATCCAAAGGGAAGATCCCCCTGCCACCAAGAAATACCTGA